A genome region from Phycisphaerales bacterium includes the following:
- a CDS encoding phosphatidate cytidylyltransferase: protein MLRYRLITGPILIIALLGVVWFDWAMQCQNAPPGLVLYLLAVLVTPLAAHEFTTLLRATGLKAQTWLNTTVAWMGLSLTFWWPHGIDSANGVALIVSIMALISVVSAITFTRGQTTEGVIASIGGTLFVFAYLGCLAGLLLAIAHGHSAWWVAGVVAITKACDSGAYFTGRALGRHKMIPWLSPGKTWEGAIGGVLAAIGVAALLIAANDAWLDTPLPWWMIPALGLGLAISGQLGDLMMSLLKRGARLKDSSNILPGLGGLLDVLDSPLLVAPVAYWLLTGF from the coding sequence ATGCTTCGCTACCGACTCATCACTGGACCAATCCTGATTATTGCGTTGCTTGGCGTTGTTTGGTTTGACTGGGCCATGCAGTGCCAAAACGCACCTCCAGGGCTTGTGCTGTATCTGCTTGCGGTGCTCGTGACACCTCTTGCAGCCCATGAATTCACAACCTTGCTCCGCGCGACTGGACTAAAAGCTCAAACCTGGCTGAATACCACCGTGGCATGGATGGGCCTCAGCCTCACTTTCTGGTGGCCCCACGGCATTGATTCGGCCAATGGTGTCGCCCTCATTGTGTCCATCATGGCATTGATTTCTGTCGTGAGCGCGATCACCTTTACAAGAGGACAAACGACCGAAGGTGTCATTGCGAGCATTGGCGGAACATTATTCGTATTTGCCTACCTTGGCTGTCTCGCTGGGCTTCTGCTGGCAATTGCACACGGACACTCCGCCTGGTGGGTTGCTGGCGTGGTAGCCATTACCAAAGCATGTGACTCAGGGGCCTACTTCACGGGCCGAGCCCTTGGAAGACACAAAATGATCCCCTGGCTAAGTCCTGGTAAGACCTGGGAAGGCGCCATTGGCGGCGTCTTGGCGGCGATTGGCGTTGCAGCACTCCTGATCGCGGCCAATGATGCCTGGCTGGATACCCCACTGCCTTGGTGGATGATTCCTGCACTTGGCTTGGGGCTTGCTATCTCTGGACAACTTGGCGATCTCATGATGAGCCTCCTAAAGCGAGGGGCGAGGCTCAAGGACAGCTCGAACATTCTGCCCGGACTTGGTGGACTGCTCGATGTCCTCGATTCACCCTTACTCGTTGCTCCAGTGGCCTATTGGCTTCTGACCGGCTTTTAG
- the nrdR gene encoding transcriptional regulator NrdR — MICPYCGEDNDRVIDSRASDGGVTVRRRRQCEGCAKRYTTYERVEKTARLMVIKRDGSRVPFEMQSILGGIQAACGKRPIPEADKQALAQAVEEAVHREFSQEVPSDEIGQRVAARLRELDEIAYIRYASEYHAFHSLDEFAEELSELKSRPRNLPNQTDLFPSAKHLRQDDGSKDEAS, encoded by the coding sequence GTGATCTGCCCATATTGCGGTGAGGATAATGATCGAGTCATCGACTCTCGTGCTTCTGATGGAGGCGTGACGGTACGCCGCCGCCGCCAGTGTGAGGGGTGTGCCAAGAGGTACACGACTTATGAGCGGGTAGAGAAGACTGCCCGACTGATGGTGATCAAGCGTGATGGATCTCGCGTGCCATTTGAGATGCAGAGCATTCTTGGGGGTATCCAGGCAGCCTGCGGCAAGCGGCCTATTCCTGAGGCAGATAAACAGGCGCTGGCACAAGCGGTCGAGGAGGCTGTGCACAGGGAGTTTTCTCAAGAGGTGCCAAGTGACGAAATTGGTCAACGGGTGGCGGCTCGCCTTCGCGAGCTCGATGAGATCGCCTATATCCGGTATGCCAGCGAGTATCACGCCTTTCATTCACTCGATGAATTTGCAGAAGAGCTCTCAGAGCTCAAGAGCCGGCCACGAAATCTGCCAAATCAAACAGATCTTTTTCCTTCGGCAAAGCATCTTCGCCAAGACGATGGTTCCAAAGATGAGGCATCCTGA
- a CDS encoding RecX family transcriptional regulator: MTIPSHRLSPSDSIGAQDMPEVTLVFSRHRNDPAFLKVQLGDLKLGKVHESEIADMNLTNRTVYKGEEFEKIKLLITRRQVRHKSMALLARKPWSTNALSDRLKENSFDPQAVEMEIAYLSEEGWLDDQKSAGLILESLTEKNPTSRTLAEKKLKEKGFDEEAISTALDHYYAKVDLPEILKNMAIERRALLLKTHPDLSAQKQAQRIASQIERRGFDAESIQTAMSQAGFELEEPMSDA, from the coding sequence ATGACAATCCCCTCTCACCGACTATCTCCATCAGATTCTATCGGTGCTCAAGACATGCCAGAGGTCACGCTGGTCTTTAGTCGCCATCGCAATGACCCTGCTTTTTTAAAGGTCCAACTGGGAGATCTCAAACTGGGGAAAGTACACGAGAGCGAAATCGCTGACATGAATTTGACCAACCGAACGGTCTACAAAGGCGAAGAATTCGAAAAGATCAAGCTCTTGATTACGCGTCGCCAAGTTCGGCACAAGTCCATGGCACTACTCGCAAGAAAACCATGGTCAACCAATGCTTTGAGTGACAGGCTGAAAGAGAATTCCTTTGATCCACAAGCAGTCGAAATGGAGATCGCCTACCTCTCTGAAGAGGGTTGGCTCGATGATCAGAAATCTGCTGGACTGATACTCGAATCGCTCACCGAAAAGAATCCGACGAGTCGCACATTGGCTGAAAAGAAACTTAAAGAAAAGGGGTTTGATGAAGAGGCAATCTCTACCGCCCTTGATCATTACTACGCCAAAGTTGATCTTCCCGAAATACTGAAGAATATGGCCATTGAGCGACGAGCATTATTACTTAAGACACACCCCGACTTGTCGGCACAAAAACAAGCGCAACGCATCGCCAGCCAAATCGAAAGGCGTGGGTTCGACGCAGAAAGCATACAAACCGCAATGTCACAAGCTGGGTTTGAACTCGAAGAGCCAATGAGCGACGCTTAA
- a CDS encoding rhodanese-like domain-containing protein, with protein MSAKPLEIIPSDVARLIQDDTTLVMLDCRTDEERRIATIDQSTHIPMNEIPDRIDELSPYMDAPMIVYCHGGKRSLAVTALLRTKGFKNAQSLCGGIDRWSQEVDSSIPQY; from the coding sequence ATGTCAGCAAAACCACTGGAAATAATACCTTCTGATGTAGCTCGATTGATACAAGATGACACCACACTGGTCATGCTTGATTGCCGGACCGACGAAGAACGCCGTATTGCAACCATTGATCAGAGCACCCATATCCCCATGAACGAGATACCGGATCGTATTGATGAGCTGAGTCCATACATGGATGCGCCAATGATTGTGTATTGCCATGGCGGCAAGCGATCATTGGCAGTCACCGCTCTACTCCGCACCAAGGGTTTCAAGAACGCCCAGTCACTTTGTGGAGGCATCGATCGCTGGTCACAAGAAGTTGATTCCTCGATCCCTCAATACTGA